Proteins from a genomic interval of Colletotrichum higginsianum IMI 349063 chromosome 6, whole genome shotgun sequence:
- a CDS encoding Phenylacetaldoxime dehydratase, with product MKLSLALLAGAASAFQMGKPPVPQAKTTMTDNFPWRNPFTAETAAAYAAACEAEATFPAAQHTLHDLFDAPPAGLAPWGDGLKAFFSGREYPGGWAGLDRHMYDRNLLVMRYADMPLRVREWIEGQERADGGGGGDGKGLFAVFDAPAAVEGGGLKVAERVVFPEDAADVDRALDAARVAIFAPGALYPVLPLFVAEGSDCESTLADLANYQAVPRDGAVVAWPVSHSRPDVDNNRRDIEFTVKARVLKLNEGATEGEVETKTETETEKKAPSDSAKEEL from the exons ATGAAGctctccctcgccctcctcgccggcgccgcgtcCGCCTTCCAGATGGGCAAGCCGCCCGTCCCGCAGGCCAAGACGACCATGACCGACAACTTCCCCTGGCGCAACCCCTtcacggccgagacggccgccgcctacgccgccgcctgcgaggccgaggccaccTTCCCCGCGGCCCAGCACACCCTGCACGACCTCTTCGACGCCCCgcccgccggcctcgccccctggggcgacggcctcaaggccttcttctccggcCGCGAGTACcccggcggctgggccggcctcgaccgccACATGTACGACCGCAACCTGCTCGTCATGCGCTACGCCGACATGCCCCTGCGCGTGCGCGAGTGGATCGAAGGCCAGGAGcgcgccgatggcggcggcggcggcgacggcaagggCCTGTTCGCCGTCTTTGacgccccggccgccgtcgagggagGCGGGCTCAAGGTCGCGGAGCGCGTCGTCTTccccgaggacgccgccgatgtcgaccgcgccctcgacgccgcgagGGTCGCCATCTTCGCCCCGGGCGCGCTGTACCCCGTCCTGCCCCTGTTCGTCGCCGAAGGCAGCGACTGTGAAT ccaccctcgccgacctggcCAACTACCAGGCCGTCCCccgagacggcgccgtcgtggccTGGCCCGTCAGCCACTCCCGgcccgacgtcgacaacAACAGGCGGGACATTGAGTTCACCGTCAAGGCGCGCGTCCTGAAGCTCAACGAGGGCGCgaccgagggcgaggtagaGACTaagaccgagaccgagaccgagaagaaggcgccgTCAGACTCGGCCAAGGAGGAGTTGTAG
- a CDS encoding Nadh oxidase, producing the protein MPMRYQAAPASPEPLARPLAFPFSNKTAKNRLLKSAMAENLATWSSTEPSKRGIPTPELVEIYRRWGEGPNSFGVIVTGNMATEFDYMSGTGDMIITPECEPAGERFEAFKAVAAAGKAHGSLMVAQVNHAGRQVSKKIQPSPVSASAMGMEFATPREATKADIDRIVEGFAHAAEYLDKAGFDGIQVHAAHGYLIAQFLSRTTNKRTDEYGVQTVENRTRLIADIGRAIRARTSPGFILSAKFNSVEFQDGGVTPDEARELCESLSGLGFDFLELSGGTYESLGIEWKKDSTLRREGFFLEFADTVVKGLGDAATRKTKAYIVGGLRSVGAMVGALDVVDGVSLGRPGAYEFRIAPDILEGRITAAIRPAEIIEDDFGVDMAAASANIRLVGEGKEPFDASDPEAVNVFAQDMQAWYADLVADGDKLESHGGVHYSGKTLPYGTTVAA; encoded by the exons ATGCCCATGCGATACCAGGCCGCCCCCGCCAGCCCCGAGCCCCTGGCCCGGCCCCTGgccttccccttctccaaCAAGACGGCCAAGAACCGCCTCCTCAAGagcgccatggccgagaaccTCGCCACCTGGAGCAGCACCGAGCCTTCCAAGAGAGGCATCCCCACGCCCGAACTCGTCGAGATCTACCGTCG CTGGGGCGAAGGCCCAAACAGcttcggcgtcatcgtcaccgGCAACATGGCGACCGAGTTCGACTACATGAGCGGCACCGGCGACATGATCATCACCCCCGAGTGCGAGCCCGCCGGCGAGCGCTTCGAGGCCttcaaggccgtcgccgccgccggcaaggcCCACGGCAGCCTGATGGTCGCCCAGGTCAACCACGCCGGCAGACAGGTGTCCAAAAAGATCCAGCCGAGCCCcgtctccgcctcggcc ATGGGCATGGAGTTCGCGACACCCCGCGAGGCCACAAAGGCCGACATCgaccgcatcgtcgagggcTTCGCCCACGCCGCTGAGtacctcgacaaggccggcttcgacggcATTCAGGTGCACGCGGCCCACGGCTACCTCATCGCCCAGTTCCTCTCGCGCACGACCAACAAGCGAACCGACGAGTACGGCGTGCAGACGGTTGAGAACCGCACGCGCCTCATAGCCGATATCGGCCGCGCCATCCGCGCGCGCACGTCGCCGGGCTTCATCCTGTCGGCCAAGTTCAACAGCGTCGAGTtccaggacggcggcgtcacgCCCGACGAGGCCCGCGAGCTGTGCGAGAGCCTGTCgggcctcggcttcgactTTCTCGAGCTCTCGGGCGGCACCTACGAGAGCCTGGGCATCGAGTGGAAGAAGGACAGCACCCTCCGCCGCGAGGGCTTCTTCCTAGAGTTTGCAGACACCGTCGTCAAGGGACtgggcgacgccgccacgCGCAAGACCAAGGCCtacatcgtcggcggcctgcgCTCCGTCGGGGCCATGGTCGGGGCccttgacgtcgtcgacggcgtttCCCTGGGCCGCCCCGGCGCGTACGAGTTCCGCATTGCGCCCGACATCCTTGAGGGCCGCATCACGGCCGCCATCCGGCCTGCGGAGATAATCGAGGACGACTTTGGCGTcgacatggcggcggcgagcgcaaacatccgcctcgtcggcgagggcaaggaaCCGTTCGACGCGAGCGACCCCGAGGCCGTTAATGTGTTTGCCCAGGACATGCAGGCCTGGTACGCCGACTtggtcgccgacggcgataAGCTGGAGAGCCACGGAGGCGTCCACTATTCCGGCAAGACTCTGCCATATGGCACAACTGTGGCGGCCTAG
- a CDS encoding Fungal specific transcription factor, whose amino-acid sequence METSSQRRKACDLCFVKKIKCDMLKSACSNCILYKTECKTTPVRRRVAPARERQQQQQQQPKQGTAGGDPTKVEELESRLARIEEQLQRALDANERLSSQAPPPLSAISNTTELPASSRASGSPGNLENPGNGNLAEDTDFNNAFSCSASPSEWVVEPERPKLPPLEDIMPVIDEFFSRYNSIMPLFDQETFMRMLSDWYSPCSQRSPAVWAAINIAIALGYRCTLKEPGNVDALIEDQKVLHHMRNVQSVVSDLVTREEDLLGIQVLVGMVVLFQGTKDPKPASVLIGTAIRLAHRMQLHDRGSQRFFPPEIARQRSRVFWMVYVMDKDISLRSKTPSFQLDADIDLALPELYPNDGAGIIAAKNGSEFNFFRARVELSHIAGKVYDLLYSTRARKVSRQESQSRVTRLEEMLESWYGKIPAEFRLESVLQNIDALPAVHMSLVYHHYFVVVVMTHGIYSHDADWVHRISSYCRTAMRDLDGVPVAAGLKQNAPLPDGWDRCVELSRRCMKLFAESPMTDCSIWTNSCAHFSGLIIILSNMFVFPEHEHLVTDQALANHALHLFDMMLEVLNKDAFHRLHVVVRELHRRAMATVERAAQKRDEQAAAAAAVAEAINNSLPFGMQFEEDVSFFEAGDMGGFDGMFGGGAIDGSPVTIGSETADTIEGIQEEVCRATMTVGYSHY is encoded by the exons ATGGAGACTTCGTCACAACGCCGCAAGG CCTGCGACCTGTGCTTcgtcaagaagatcaagtGCGACATGCTCAAGTCGGCATGTTCCAACTGCATCCTGTACAAGACCGAATGCAAAACGACTCCGGTCCGCCGTCGGGTTGCACCGGCCAGAgagcgccagcagcagcagcagcaacaacccAAACAGGGCACGGCTGGAGGAGA CCCCAcaaaggtcgaggagctggagagCCGCCTGGCTAGGATAGAAGAACAGTTGCAACGCGCACTCGATGCCAACGAGCGTCTTTCGAGCCAAGCCCCGCCTCCCTTGTCGGCCATCTCGAATACAACGGAGTTGCCAGCGAGCAGCAGGGCATCAGGGAGCCCGGGGAACCTGGAGAACCCGGGCAACGGCAACCTGGCAGAGGACACCGACTTCAACAACGCCTTTTCGTGCAGCGCGAGCCCAAGCGAATGGGTCGTGGAGCCGGAAAGGCCaaagctgccgccgctcgaggACATCATgcccgtcatcgacgagtTCTTCAGCCGGTACAACTCCATCATGCCGCTCTTTGACCAAGAGACGTTTATGCGCATGCTCTCCGACTGGTACTCGCCGTGCTCGCAGCGGTCCCCCGCGGTGTGGGCCGCCATCAACATCGCCATAGCACTGGGGTATCGCTGCACGCTGAAGGAGCCGGGGAACGTCGATGCTCTGATAGAAGACCAGAAGGTGCTGCACCACATGCGTAACGTGCAGTCGGTCGTGTCGGACCTCGTGACACGGGAGGAGGATTTGCTAGGGATccaggtcctcgtcggcatGGTCGTCCTTTTCCAGGGGACCAAGGACCCCAAGCCGGCGTCGGTTCTCATCGGGACGGCCATCCGTCTGGCGCATCGCATGCAACTCCACGACAGGGGTTCGCAGCGCTTCTTCCCACCCGAGATCGCCCGGCAGAGATCTAGGGTGTTTTGGATGGTGTATGTCATGGATAAG GACATCAGCTTGCGATCCAAAACGCCGTCTTtccagctcgacgccgacattGACCTGGCACTTCCGGAGCTGTACCCCAatgacggcgccggcatcatAGCGGCGAAGAACGGCAGCGAGTTCAACTTCTTCCGGGCGCGGGTCGAGCTCAGCCACATCGCGGGCAAGGTGTACGACCTTCTGTACAGCACGAGGGCGCGCAAGGTGTCGAGGCAGGAGTCGCAGTCGCGGGTAACGAGGCTGGAGGAGATGCTCGAGAGCTGGTACGGCAAGATACCGGCCGAGTTCCGGTTGGAATCTGTGCTGCAGAACATTGATGCGCTGCCGGCGGTGCACATGTCGCTCGTATACCACCACTACTTTGTGGTGGTAGTGATGACGCACGGCATCTACTCGCACGACGCGGACTGGGTGCATCGCATCAGCTCGTACTGCCGGACGGCTATGAGGGATCTCGACGGAGTGCCGGTGGCGGCCGGCCTCAAGCAGAACGCCCCGCTTCCGGACGGGTGGGACAGGTGCGTCGAGCTGAGCCGGAGGTGCATGAAGCTGTTCGCCGAGTCGCCCATGACGGACTGCAGCATCTGGACCAACTCGTGTGCACACTTCTCGGGactcatcatcatcctgTCCAACATGTTTGTGTTCCCGGAACACGAGCATCTGGTGACGGACCAGGCGCTAGCCAACCATGCGCTTCATCTGTTTGATATGATGCTGGAGGTGTTGAACAAGGACGCATTCCACAGGCTTCACGTGGTGGTTAGGGAGCTTCATCGGCGAgcgatggcgacggtggAGAGGGCGGCGCAGAAGCGGGACGAgcaagcggcggcggcggcagcggtggccgaggccatcaacaacagctTGCC